TAGAATATGGACCTGAAGCTTCGATTTCATCTGATGAATCAACATTAGTTGCCGAAAAAATAGAAGAAACTCTTTTAAATCACGGAATCGAAGTTAGAGTTAACCAAATTAAGCCTGGACCAACAGTTACTATGTACGGCCTTACCCCTGGATGGACAAGAAAGACAAGAAAGGCCAAAAAAAATGATGACCAGGATAACAATCAAGAGGAAGAGACTGATAGAGGGACACGAGTAAAAGTAGATAGCATTGTAGCACGAGAAAAAGACTTAGCATTAGCTCTTGCAGCACCTAGCTTAAGAATAGAAGCACCTGTACCTGGAGAATCTATAGTAGGTATAGAAGTACCAAATAAAAAAGCACTAATGGTAAGTCTTAGAAAAACATTAGAACATGAAAAAGTAAATAATATTAAAAGTGAACTAGGCATACCATTAGCTTTAGGCCAAGGATCTAGTGGAGAAGCAACTATTACTGATCTTCGAAAATTGCCACATTTATTGATTGCTGGCTCTACTGGTAGCGGAAAAAGCGTCTGCATTAATACGCTACTAGTTTCTATGATTGCTAAAATGACTCCTGATAAATTACGATTATTACTTATTGATCCTAAGCGAGTAGAACTTACACCTTTTAATGGGATACCTCATTTAATATCACCAGTTGTAGTAGAACCTGATGAGGCAGTTAAATCTTTAAAAGGACTTCTCGAAGAAATGATACGAAGGTATAAAATTCTTGAAGAAATTGGTGTAAGAAATATTGATAGTTATATCAATCACCCTAAGGCATTTGAACCTATGCCTTACTTAGTAATAGCAATAGACGAATTAGCTGACCTGATGATGACTGCGCCTTATGAAGTCGAACAAACACTTACGCGCTTAGCTCAACTAGGAAGAGCAACTGGAATACACTTAATCGTTGCAACACAAAGACCATCTGTAGATGTGGTAACTGGATTAATTAAGGCTAATTTCCCTAGTAGGATTAGTTTTGCTGTTGTTTCTCAAGTCGACTCTAGAACAATTTTAGACTCAAGTGGTGCAGAAAGACTATTAGGTAAAGGAGATATGTTATTTCTATCATCAGACTTCCCAAAAGCACAACGAGTTCAAGGTGCATATTTAAGCGATCAGGAAATAAACAAACTAGTTAATTATTGGTCTTCTCAAGAAGGTCCACCATTACCAGAAATATCATTAGAATTACCAATTAATGATATAACTAATCCAGATTTTGATTCAGGAGACTTCCCTAAAGACGAACTATTTAGTAAGGCTTCAGAATTAGCAGGAAGATACTCACATATATCTACTTCACTACTTCAACGAAAGTTACGTATTGGATATCCACGAGCTGCTAGATTAATTGATCAACTAGAAGATGCTGGGGTGATTGGGCCAGAAGAACCAGGAAAATCCAGAGAAGTACTTATTCAATCTTAGTTAGGAAGCTTTACTACTTTTCCTTCTGGATTAAGAAAATGAGTTTTAGCTGTTTTATTATTATTTTTTTCTATCACTTCATTTAAAGCACTTACAGCTAATTCCTTATCGATAGAAATTATCGTCCCTAAAGCAACATATAATACATCTACAGCTTCATTTGCAACATTATGAATAGATTCAGATTCTAAAGCCACTTTAAGCTCATCAACTTCCTCAGTTTGGATAGGAATTCTATCAAGCAATTTTTCACGACTATAAGTATCTAATAAATCAAATCTATCATGGAAATCGTATACAGATTGAAATAATTCTCCAACTTTTGCTTTCAATTCTTCTGTATCCACAACTTACTCCTAAATATTTAATACTTTTATTTATTGAAAATTTTTATAATTAATTTGATTATAAAGACATTTGGGTACTCATTACATTATAGATTAAAGAAAGATCAAATTGTACGTATCAGACTTAGAATTAACACAATATCGAAATTTTTCTAATATTCATTTAGAATTTTCACCGGGGCTCTCGATAATTTCTGGCAATAATGGGGAAGGTAAAACTAATCTACTTGAATCGCTTTATTTAATTTCTATAGGAAAGTCATTTCGAGCAAGAAACGATTTTGAATTAATCAAGCACAGATCCCCTGATCAAATAAATAAATTTGTTACACAGACAACTATTCATGGTATAACTAAATTTGCTGATGAAAAAAATAATATTGTCATAGCGCTTCCTTCTGACAATAACCAACATAAAGAAATGAAACTTAATGGAATCAATATATCTGCATCGCAATTAGTTGGCAAAACTCCTACTGTACTATTTACTGCACATGACATGGATATAGTTTTAGGAAGCCCAGGAAAAAGAAGACAATTTTTAGATATATTAATATCCCAAGTGAATCAAGAATATTTAATCAAGTTACAAAAGTATCAACAAATATTAACTCAAAGAAATTCTTTATTAAAATCTATACGAGAACAGCAATCATCTGAAGACGAATTAGTATATTGGAGCGCCAAATTAATCGAATTAGGGACATTTATTATTAATAAACGCAACGATATCATTAGCTTTATTGATAGAGAAATACAAGAAATTCATTCTGAATTTTCACCTAAGGAAAAATTGTCTTTCAAGTATATTCCTTCGGTTAGTATTGAAAATTTTGAAGAAACCTTAAATTCAACCCTAAAACAACAAATCGTAATGGGAATCACTGATATAGGTCCCCATAGAGATAATGTTTTAATCCATATTAATGAAAAATCAGCATATAGTTTTTCTTCTAGAGGTCAAGCAAAAAATATAGTACTTTCATTAAGGTTATCTGAAGCAAAAATAATTCAATCAACTATAAATGTACAACCTATACTACTTCTAGATGATATACTTTCAGAACTTGACGAGTTTAGAAGAAAAAAAATTATTGAAAAAATGCATATATATAATCAATCAATAGTTACTACACCTGAACCTGATTTAATAGAAGCAACGTATGCAAACAACATCATTCATATACGTAATGGAGAAATACTAAAACAATAAGTAAAGAGGAGTATGGTATGCCAAATAATTCCATTAATTTTATGACTATTTCTGAATTATCAGAAAATATTCGTGAAAAAAAACTTTCACCAACTGAGATCGTAAAAGAATTACTAATAACAATTAAAAAATTGAACCCTGCAAACAAATCTTTTTTATATATAGCTGAAGAAGAAAGTATAAAAGAAGCCCAAAGTATCGAAAAAGAAATATCTTCTGGGAACTATAAAGGACCGTTACATGGTATACCTATCGGACTAAAGGATTTGTATGAAACCGATAATATGCCTACAACTTCAGGAAGTATTATTTTCGAAAACTATCAATCAAACAAGAATGCTACTAGTGTTCAAAAATTAATCAATGCAGGTTCAATTATTATTGGCAAATTAAATATGCACCCTTTTGCGTTTGGTGCATTTGGAACCAACTCTGATTTTGGTACACCTCCAAACCCATGGAATACTTCACATATTCCTGGAGGATCAAGTAGTGGTTCCGGAGTAGCTGTTGCATCTGGTATGATTCCAGGAGCTACAGGATCAGACACAGGAGGATCTATAAGAATTCCATCTGCAGTATGTGGAATTGTTGGCATAAAACCAACGTATGGGAGAATTAGTAGATATGGATTAACTCCATTATCATGGTCTTTAGATACTGCAGGCCCAATGACAAGAAGTGTAAAAGATTGTGCTTATATGCTAGAAGCAATGTCAGGGTTTGATACCAATGATGATTCTTCTTCTACAAGAGATGTTCCTCAATTTTCTAAAGCTTTTGATCAAGAAACTCGAAAATTTACAATAGGTATACCCAAAAATCAATATTTTACTAATATTCATTCCGAAGTTGAAACAAAAGTAAATGAGGCAATAGAAACACTGAAAAAACTTGGTTTTAAAGTAGTAGAAATAGACATCCCCACCCCTGAAGAAGCCGGTAAAATTCAAACTAATATTATCAATCCTGAAGCTGTAGCTTTTCATCAAGACAGGTTACGAAATGATATTGATAGAATAGCACCTGATGTTAGAGCAAGACTCGAATCTGGGGTATTTATTCCAGCAGTAAATTATATTCAAGCACAACGGTTACGAAGACAATTTATTAGCCGCATGGTTGAAAGTATGTCAAATGTAGATGCCTTAATAACACCTACTGAACCAATATGTTCACCCCAAATAGGCCAAACCACAACGACTATTAACAATGAAGAAGTCACCATACAATCATTATTAACTAAATTTACCTCACCATTTAACTTATCTGGATTGCCAGCGATTAGTGTACCTTGTGGTTTCGATACTAAAGGGTTACCAATTGGTCTTCAAATTGTTGGAAAACATTTTGACGAAATGACAATTTTACAAATTGCTCATATATTTGAATCCAATACTGAATGGAATACATTGAAACCATCTTTATAATTAATATAATAACGGATCTAAATTACCTTTCATATTAGATTCATCAGCAAATTTATTGATATTAGCAACTGTAGTATCTTCTACAAATATTCCGTTTTTCATACGATCTTGCTTAGTAATATGTTCAATTTCGCCAGGATAATAAACCCTATCATAGCCTGAAGCTACTTCAGTAGAACTTAAATCCAAAGCAAAATCAGTGACTTCTTGTTTAAAAACTTCGAGATCTCTAAAGGCTTCAACATTCATTACAATCATTAAACAACCGTCATTATGAATTCCATCTTTTGAAACCCCAAATCCTAACCCAGTGAGTATTCCTGAAAATGTTTCTACCGCTGCAGAAAGGCCATATCCTTTGTGACCTTGATCAGCTCCTAAGGGTAAAATTGCACCACCCTGACTAAAATCATTTGGATCATTTGTTTGATTTCCGTCTTTATCCAAAATCCAACCAAATGGAATATCTTTTCCTCTACTTCTAGCTAAGTTAATTTTACCTGCAGCAACTGATGATGTAGCCATATCTACAAACATAGTTCCCTCAAGGTTACTTGGAAATGCTATACAGATAGGATTTGTACCTAATTTTCTTTCTTTACCTCCAAATGGAACAACCATTTTAGGCCCTCTGCCTGAATCTGCGGTCATAATAGCTATCATACCTTCTTTTGCAGCCATAAGAGGATAACTTGCTACTCTTCCTACATGGCTTTGTTGCACTACTGTAATAGCAGCTATATTATCTTCACGAGCTTTCTTTATAGCCAATTTCATAGCAAAATCAGATACATAATATCCAAATCCCCAATTCCCATTGATTCGTGCTGTTGTACGAGATTCATTATTTACTTCTATTTCTGCGCCTGGCTTAATATGTCCACGTTGAATTCGATCTATATAAGTAGGAATTTGAATTACTCCATGAGAATCATGGCCAACTAGATTAGCCTCAACAGAGTGTTCTGAAATAAGTGTAGCCTCATCTTCACTTGCTCCATATGATTGCATTAATTGTGAAATAAAATTTCTTAAGTCATTATGGTTTATTAAAGGCATTTCTATCTCCTTATCTCATATAATTAAGAATAACTATATTCATCTTCTGGGTAAGTTTGTATATTATACTCATTATCATAAATTTTTATATAGGAAGAAATGTACAAATATGAAAATCACAAATATAGAAACATTTTTAGTTGATTCTGGATGGTGGCCATTTTTATTTGTAAAAATTGAAACTGATGAAGGAATAACTGGATATGGAGAATGTACTGAAACTAGACAACCGCATGGAGTTGTAGGATCTATTGAAGATTTTTCAAAGCTATTAATTGGCAAAGATCCTCGTTCGTTTGAAATGCTTTTATTGGACTTAAAACGAATTTCTATACAAAGTAGGGGTGGAATAGCATACAAAGCTATTTCAGGAATTGAATTAGCTCTATTAGATATTAAAGCTAAGTCTTTAAATATTTCTGTAGTTGAATTATTTGGAGGACCAACGCGCGAACATGTACGATTATATTGGTCTCATTGTGGAACATATCGTGCAAGAAATTATGAGTTATGTAATACACCTCCTTTAGAATCACTTAAAGATATTTATAACCTTGGTAAAGAGGTTATAGAAAAGGGATATACTGCCCTTAAAACTAATATCATTATTCCTGGCAAACCCGCTCAAACTTGGGGAGGTGGATTTGCAGGTCCAATAGGCAGTACTGATGGTGTAATTCCAAAAGATATATTGACTCATCTTGACAATCAAATTGGAACATTCCGTGACGCAGTTGGAGAAAATATAGATATTAATTTGGATCTTAATTTTCATGTAAAACCCGAGAGTGCCAAACGTATAGCAGATGTGGTAGAAAAATATAACCTCATGTGGTTAGAAATCGATATGTATCAACCTGAAGCGCTACGTGAATTGAAAGATTCGATTAATATTCCCATTTGTTCAGGAGAAAATTTATTATTTATGCAAGAATACTTACCATATTTTCAAGCTCGATCTGCTGATATATTTATGATTGATGTACCATGGATGGGGTTTTCTCAAGGTAAAAAAGTAGGAGACTTAGCTGAGACATTCCAGTTTAATGTTGCTCCACATAATTACTATAGTCATCTTTCAAGCTTTATTAGTGCAAGTTTATGCGCAGTTTTACCTAACATAAAAATTATGGAAATTGATGTTGACCAAGTATCTTGGAAGGATGATTTGGTTACGAATGTACCAGAAATTACTGATGGATATATGAAAACACCTTCAGGAATAGGATGGGGGACCGACTTAAATGAAGATGCTTTAAAAGAACATCTTTGGGATAAATAAGAAGCTTTACACACTTAATCAGGGGCTTGAACTACCTCAACTCGCGACTTGTCGTATGGTGTTTGTATAAATGCCAACAAAGCACCTTCCGGAGTTTCTAATGGTTCCTCCAACACTATTGCGCCTAATTTTTGCAAACGTTCTAATTCTTCTTTCATATTGGGAACATAAATTCCAAAATGTTCCAACCCCTCATGCACACCAGAACCAATTTCCGGTAGTGTTTCATTAGACCTAGCACCTGATATATTTACTCTTGTTCCGTCCTTAGATTCAGTAACAATAAAATAGTCCATTAATTTAGTATTAAAATCCCTTACACTTCTACTTATAATTTTGAAACCAAATGCTTCAGCGTACCATTCTGCGACTTTATCTGGATCATCTGTTTTTATATGTATATGATTAATCATATATGACATACCAAACCCCTGGTATTAAATAAAAAAACTATTCTACTTCCAAGCTAACAATAACTGCAGCATTAGCAATAATAGTTACATCATTTCCATCTGGGCTAGGAACGTTTAACCCACCCTGAACGACATTAATTGATTTCATTCCATATGGTAATACGGACAAAACTTCATCCCCGTTAACCTGGTCAGGTTCAGGAACAGCAATTGTAACATCTACATACATTGAATTAGCTCCATCTGCAAAAATACCTGGGAAAGAAACACTATTATGCCATAATGCGTCTCTGACTGCCCTTTGGGCAGCTTTGGTATAATCTTTACCATGCAAATCTGTACCCATTCCCATTTCTAATAAACATCTTTTTTTTGCCATTATATTCTTCTCCATTCTAAACCTATAACTTCTAACATAAGTTTGATAATCATAACAAAAATTAAATCTAACTTATATATAGGTTCATTATGATAAATACGATATTTGACAAAAGAATTATTAAACTAAATACTTATTGTCTTATACTTATAATTTCTGTAACTTTATTAAGGTATAAAAATGACAATAAAACATCTACTTAGTATTAATGATTTGAATGGTTCTGAAATATCATCAATAATTACTCGAGCCATTTCTAGCAAACCTATGCCTTACAATAATCTATTAGAAAATGAAACAGTAGGAATATGGTTTGAAAAACCATCTTTGAGAACCCGGTTGAGTTTTGAAATCGGAGTTAAGCAACTAGGTGGTACTACTATTTATCTAGATAAGGACAACATCGGTGTGGGGTCAAGAGAACCAATCAGAGATGTAGCTAATGTAATATCTCGATATATTTATGCGTTTATTGCGCGTACTTTTGCACATAGTACCCTAACTGAATTTGCTAAATATTCAACAATTCCGATTATTAATGCTTTGTCAGACGAAGAACACCCATGTCAAACTCTTGCTGATTTAGTAACGATACAAGAAAAATTCGGTACATTGAAGAATATTACTATTGCATATATTGGAGATGGTAATAATGTAGCTAGAAGTTTAGCTTGTGGTGCTTATCAGATTGGGATGCCCTTTATATCTTCATCTCCGGAAGAATACAAATTAACAATTGATAACGAAAAAATTAACCAATCGATAATTCATGAAATAAATCCAAAAAAAGCTATGTCAGCTGCAGATGTTATATACACTGATGCCTGGACAAGTATGGGACAAGAAGCAGAATCAGAAATACGAAAAAAGGCATTCCAAAAGTACCAAATAAGCGTAGAAGATTTGAACTCTGCAAAAGATAACGCAATATTAATGCACCCATTACCGGCTCATCATGGTGAGGAAATTTCACAAGATCTTTTATATCACAAAAAATCAGTAGTTTTTGATCAGGCAGAAAACAGACTTCATGCTCAAAGAGCAGCAATGGAATATTTATTTAAATAATAGAGATTAATATTATGAACACTCCAATTGTAGCTATTGTAGGAAGGCCTAATGTAGGAAAGTCCACTCTCTTTAATCGTTTAGCTGGTAAAAAAGTTGCTGTTATAGCAGAAGAATCAGGAACAACAAGAGATCGTATAACAACTCCTGTAACTATTGAAAATAAACGTTTTTTATTAACAGATACTGGTGGAATTGGCATTTCTGTTAATTCAGATGTATTACAATCTGAAATTCAGGCACAAGCTGAATTTGCAATAGATATAGCTTCAGTGATTTTATTTGTCACTGATGTTAATGAAGGCCCCACACCAGTTGATCAAGATTTAACTAATCTACTAAGAAAAACTAAAACACCCATAATTTTAATTACAAATAAAGCTGACACACCAAAATCAGAATTATTATCAAACGAATTCTATACTCTAGGAATTGGTTCTCCTATATCTATAAGTGCTTACCACAACCACGGCATTAATGATCTAAAACAATCAATTATTGAATTAATACCACAAAATCAATTGAATAGTGAATTAGATAAATCCTCCATATCACTTTCAATTATAGGACGTCCAAATGTTGGCAAATCCACACTGGTTAATACAATCACACAAGAATCTCGGTCAATTGTTTCCCCAATTCCTGGTACTACCCGAGATGCAATAGATACCTTATTTGAGTATAAAAATACATCCATAAATCTTATTGATACTGCAGGTATTAGAAGAAGAGGTAAAGTGGAACCAGGTATAGAACAATTTTCAGTTATTAGATCTGAACAGGCAATAGAAAGATCTAATATAGTCTGCATACTTCTCGATGCTGAAGAACCAATTACGGCTCAAGATACCCATGTTGCCGGACTTGCAGTCGAATCATTTAAAGGAGTAATTATAGCCGTAAATAAATCTGAATTACTTTCAGATGAAGAAAAAGAAGAACTAACATATGCAGTAAATTCTCATTTTGGTTTTGCTCCATATGCGCCTATCTTTTTTATATCTGCAAAAGAAAATACTGGAATAGAAGATATTTTAGATACTGTTTTAATAATTCATGAAGAAAGAATGAGAAGAATTGAACCATCTATGTTATCAAATTTAGTATGGGATATTGTGGGTTCTCATCAAATACCTCATAAGGGTAAACGATCTTTAGTCATTAGAAGCGTTATTCAAGACAATATAAACCCTCCAACTTTCAAATTTAAGGTTAATGATACAAATCTTATACATTTTTCTTATAAACGATATATTGAAAACCAAATGCGAAAAGAATTAGATTTCCAATGGACACACCTTAATTTAATTTTTTACTAAGGTAACGACATGAATCAAGAAATGATACTAATTATAGTACCCATAACTTACCTCATAGGCAGTATTCCAGTAGGTTTAATCATTGGAAAACTCAAATCGGGCATAGACATAAGAAAACATGGAAGCCAATCAACAGGAGCTACTAATGCATTAAGAATACTTGGTACAAAATCAGCTATATTAGTACTAATTCTAGATTTTCTGAAAGGGGCAATCCCTATTTTTTACATAATGCGAATAGATGAAATTAATTCCAACAATGCACCGCTTATAGCAATAAGTGGTATTGCTATAATTATTGGACATAATTGGCCTATTTTTGCTGGCTTTAAAGGGGGGAAAGGTGTTGCATCGGCTGTAGGAATTGCTTCAGTTTTAAATCCTCTTTCAGCACTAGCTGCTATTTTAACGTTTTTACCAATATTAATTACCACAAGGTATGTATCCCTTGGATCTATTTTAGGGGCAATAGTTGCAATGATAATTCTTGTCATACAATCTATTTCAATAATAAATGATTACAATTATATATACGCTTTGGTTGTCGGTCCCTTATTAGTAATCAAACATCATGAAAATATCCATAGGTTACTAAACGGAAATGAAAGAAAATTTGGAGAAAAAGAGTGATAGAAAAACATAATAAGGTATCTGTTATAGGTACAACAAGTTGGGGCATAACTCTGGCTTGCTTAATTGCTAGTAAAAATATACCTGTAAATATATGGGCAAGAACAGAAAGTGAAGCTCAAATAATTCAAAATGATAGAGAAGATAAAAAACATTTACCAGGTATAATGTTCCCCAATAGTATAACAATCGATCATGATTTGGGTTCAGTTTTAGAAAATTCTAAATACATCCTGCTTGCAGTACCTTCACACACCTTCAGGAATAATATGATCAATCTCTCAAATTATATTAATGATAGTCATGTTATTGTTAGTGCTACAAAAGGGATAGAAACTGAAACTAATAAACGTATGAGCGAGATTGCATCAGAGTATATTAGTAATGACCAAAATACAACCTTTTCAGTTCTATCTGGCCCTAACCTTGCAAAAGAAATCGCAAATGGTCTTCCTGCCTCTTCAGTAATAGCAAGCCTAAGTGATAAAACAGCACAAGATATTCAAAATTTACTCACCACAAAAACTTTTCGAGTTTATAGAAGCTCAGATGTAACAGGTGTAGAATTATGTGGTTCTTTAAAAAATATAATAGCAATAGCTGCAGGGATAGTAGATGGGCTTAATTTTGGTAATAACGCTAAATCTGCTCTAGTAACAAGAGGTCTCGCTGAAATAAAACGCTTTGCAATGGCCCACAATGCCCAAGAAACAACGTTTTATGGTCTTGCAGGGATTGGTGACCTTATGACTACTATATCAAGCTCCTATAGTCGAAATAGATATGTTGGAGAACAATTGGCAACAGGAAATAATATCAATTCTATTACTAAAAACATGACAAATGTTGCAGAAGGTATAAACACTACACAAGCAATATATTCAATATCTCAATCTAAAAACATAGAAATGCCTATTACTTCTATGGTACACCGAATTATATTCGAAAACCTTACCCCGATGGCTGCGTTTTCTGAATTAATGGAAAGAGAACTCACAGCTGAGTAAAATATGCTAGATCAAATTACAATAATTACTATATTTTTTGGCTCACTTTTCATAGGGTTTTCCGGAGCAGCATCACCAGGACCACTGCTTGCGCTATGTATCAAAGGAACTTTACATAGTGGCTGGAAAGCAGGTCCTCTCATTGCAATAGGCCATTCTATACTAGAGTTATTTGTAGTTATTGGTATATCAATAGGTATTAATCAATTATTTGATTCGGATATTATAGCAAAGATTATTAGTTTATTTGGCGGGGTTATGCTCATCATTTTAGGCTTACAAACGATAATTTCTAATAAAGTAGTTGATATAAATAATGCACAGCAAGAATCCCTTCTAAACTCCAAAACCTTACTCTTGCAAGGTGCTTTAGTAAGCCTAAGTAATCCATATTGGTTTATTTGGTGGGTGACTATAGGCGCAACCTTAATTGTAAATTCTTCTGATCATGGTATTTTAGGAGTTTCCAGTATGTATATCGGGCATATACTTGCTGATATATTTTGGTATACCGCAGTATCTTTAATACTAGTCTCAGGTATCAAATTCCTATCAAATAAAATTTATAACTACCTTTTATTATCCTGTGGTATATTTCTTTGTCTTATGGGAATTTATTTTATTTATTCATTCTTTAATATCTAAATATGAGAAAAAACTCCTAATGCCCAATCCCCTGAAGATATAAAACTGGTTGTCTCAAATCCTAACTTTTTAAACGTAGTTTCTACATCAGAAAAAAGTTCTAATAAAATACCTGAAGTAATTATTATTCCATTGGGTTTTAAGTGTGAACTTATAAAAGGTACTAAATTAACAATTATCTGCGCTGTGATATTAGCAACAATCACATCATATTTAAATGAAGTATCAAGATCTTCTAAAACCCCGGTTTGTAGAGTGATATTATCTGATACGCCATTCATTTTGATATTGTTCAAAGCTGAATGGGTTGCATTTTCATCAATATCTATACCATAACAAGATTCCGCTCCAAGTTTAATAGCTGCAATGGAAAGAATCCCAGAACCTGACCCTATATCTAATATAGATTTTCCAGATAAATCTTGCCTAGAAAGTTCTTCTAAACACATCCTAGTTGTAGGATGGTGACCGGTGCCAAACGCCATCCCAGGGTCTAAATTTATTACAGTAGGATGATCTTGATCAGGTAATTCTTGCCAAATAGGTTTAATAACAAGTTTATCCAGTATCGGTAATATTGAAAAATGAGTTTTCCATATTTGTTCCCAATAATCTTTATCTACATATTTTTCATCTATAATTGTAGTTTCATGAATTATACTGAGAACTTTTAAACCAACATCTACCATTTCACGTATATTTTGAGACTTAGAATCAACTGGAATGTATGTGTAAACACGAACAAGATCGGAGACTTGAAACATTTCTGAAATTCGTTCACCTTTATCATATAATACAACAGCAAATGGAAGTGAATATTTTCGTAGTAGTTCTGTAAGAGGCTCTATGAGTTCATCTTTTGTCTGGATTGTTAATTCTATCCATTCTTTTGATACAGATGCCACATTTAGCCTTCTTTTGAATCATGAGGTATATCGAGATGATCAGCAAGTTGTTTAAATAATTCCTTCGCTTCTTTGTTCAGTTTTTTCGGGGTACTTATAACAATTTCTACGAGTAGATCTCCTCGACCTTTTCTATTGAGTATAGGTACACCTTCACCTCTTATACGAAACATGCTACCAGTTTGAACACCAGAATCAATTTTTAATTCAATGGTTTTCTCTAAAGTGGGTATTTGAACTATAGTCCCAAGTGCGGCTTCAGGAAAGGATAAATCTAGGGTATAAAGTAGATTAAAATTCTCACGTTTAAAGACTTTATGATTAGAAACTTGTAAAAGTATATATAAATCACCAGCAGCTTGGCCAAAATCTCCAACATCACCTTCTCCTGTGAGCCGAATTCTGGAACCATCATCGACACCAGCTGGTATCTTAATATTTAAATCTCGGAGCTGTCGCTCATAACCGCGACCTTTACAGGGCTTACATGGTGTTTCAATTAATTCTCCTGAGCCATTACATGAAGAACATTCAACAACTTGCATAAATTGGCCAAATAAACTTGATTGACTGCGTTTTATTTGACCCGAACC
The window above is part of the SAR202 cluster bacterium genome. Proteins encoded here:
- a CDS encoding mandelate racemase/muconate lactonizing enzyme family protein yields the protein MKITNIETFLVDSGWWPFLFVKIETDEGITGYGECTETRQPHGVVGSIEDFSKLLIGKDPRSFEMLLLDLKRISIQSRGGIAYKAISGIELALLDIKAKSLNISVVELFGGPTREHVRLYWSHCGTYRARNYELCNTPPLESLKDIYNLGKEVIEKGYTALKTNIIIPGKPAQTWGGGFAGPIGSTDGVIPKDILTHLDNQIGTFRDAVGENIDINLDLNFHVKPESAKRIADVVEKYNLMWLEIDMYQPEALRELKDSINIPICSGENLLFMQEYLPYFQARSADIFMIDVPWMGFSQGKKVGDLAETFQFNVAPHNYYSHLSSFISASLCAVLPNIKIMEIDVDQVSWKDDLVTNVPEITDGYMKTPSGIGWGTDLNEDALKEHLWDK
- a CDS encoding VOC family protein, translated to MSYMINHIHIKTDDPDKVAEWYAEAFGFKIISRSVRDFNTKLMDYFIVTESKDGTRVNISGARSNETLPEIGSGVHEGLEHFGIYVPNMKEELERLQKLGAIVLEEPLETPEGALLAFIQTPYDKSRVEVVQAPD
- the argF gene encoding ornithine carbamoyltransferase; the encoded protein is MTIKHLLSINDLNGSEISSIITRAISSKPMPYNNLLENETVGIWFEKPSLRTRLSFEIGVKQLGGTTIYLDKDNIGVGSREPIRDVANVISRYIYAFIARTFAHSTLTEFAKYSTIPIINALSDEEHPCQTLADLVTIQEKFGTLKNITIAYIGDGNNVARSLACGAYQIGMPFISSSPEEYKLTIDNEKINQSIIHEINPKKAMSAADVIYTDAWTSMGQEAESEIRKKAFQKYQISVEDLNSAKDNAILMHPLPAHHGEEISQDLLYHKKSVVFDQAENRLHAQRAAMEYLFK
- the der gene encoding ribosome biogenesis GTPase Der, producing the protein MNTPIVAIVGRPNVGKSTLFNRLAGKKVAVIAEESGTTRDRITTPVTIENKRFLLTDTGGIGISVNSDVLQSEIQAQAEFAIDIASVILFVTDVNEGPTPVDQDLTNLLRKTKTPIILITNKADTPKSELLSNEFYTLGIGSPISISAYHNHGINDLKQSIIELIPQNQLNSELDKSSISLSIIGRPNVGKSTLVNTITQESRSIVSPIPGTTRDAIDTLFEYKNTSINLIDTAGIRRRGKVEPGIEQFSVIRSEQAIERSNIVCILLDAEEPITAQDTHVAGLAVESFKGVIIAVNKSELLSDEEKEELTYAVNSHFGFAPYAPIFFISAKENTGIEDILDTVLIIHEERMRRIEPSMLSNLVWDIVGSHQIPHKGKRSLVIRSVIQDNINPPTFKFKVNDTNLIHFSYKRYIENQMRKELDFQWTHLNLIFY
- the plsY gene encoding glycerol-3-phosphate 1-O-acyltransferase PlsY, giving the protein MNQEMILIIVPITYLIGSIPVGLIIGKLKSGIDIRKHGSQSTGATNALRILGTKSAILVLILDFLKGAIPIFYIMRIDEINSNNAPLIAISGIAIIIGHNWPIFAGFKGGKGVASAVGIASVLNPLSALAAILTFLPILITTRYVSLGSILGAIVAMIILVIQSISIINDYNYIYALVVGPLLVIKHHENIHRLLNGNERKFGEKE
- a CDS encoding NAD(P)-dependent glycerol-3-phosphate dehydrogenase; protein product: MWRKRVIEKHNKVSVIGTTSWGITLACLIASKNIPVNIWARTESEAQIIQNDREDKKHLPGIMFPNSITIDHDLGSVLENSKYILLAVPSHTFRNNMINLSNYINDSHVIVSATKGIETETNKRMSEIASEYISNDQNTTFSVLSGPNLAKEIANGLPASSVIASLSDKTAQDIQNLLTTKTFRVYRSSDVTGVELCGSLKNIIAIAAGIVDGLNFGNNAKSALVTRGLAEIKRFAMAHNAQETTFYGLAGIGDLMTTISSSYSRNRYVGEQLATGNNINSITKNMTNVAEGINTTQAIYSISQSKNIEMPITSMVHRIIFENLTPMAAFSELMERELTAE